In Quercus lobata isolate SW786 unplaced genomic scaffold, ValleyOak3.0 Primary Assembly Scq3eQI_2012, whole genome shotgun sequence, one genomic interval encodes:
- the LOC115973358 gene encoding probable cinnamyl alcohol dehydrogenase 1: protein MYPVVPGHEIAGIVKEVGSNVHHFKVGDHVGVGTYVNSCRDCEYCNDGLEVHCVKELVYTFNRVDVDGTITKGGYSSYIVVHERYCFRIPDNYPLASAAPLLCAGITVYAPMVRHKMNQPGKSLGVIGLGGLGHMAVKFGKAFGLNVTIFSTSLSKKQEALTLLGADRFVVSADQEQMEALAKSFDFIIDTASGVHSLDPYISLLKTAGVLVLVGFPSEAKFSPAILNLGMKTISGSIVGGTKVTQEMIDFCAAHKIYPNIEVIPIQYANEALERLIKKDVKYRFVIDIENSLK, encoded by the exons ATGTATCCTGTAGTGCCTGG ACATGAAATTGCAGGAATTGTGAAAGAGGTTGGTTCTAATGTTCATCACTTCAAAGTTGGTGACCATGTTGGAGTGGGAACCTATGTCAACTCATGCAGAGATTGTGAGTATTGTAATGATGGACTAGAAGTTCATTGCGTAAAAGAATTAGTTTACACCTTTAATCGCGTGGATGTGGATGGTACTATTACTAAAGGAGGATATTCCAGTTACATTGTTGTCCATGAAAG GTACTGCTTCAGGATACCTGACAACTATCCATTGGCTTCAGCAGCTCCTTTGCTATGTGCTGGAATTACTGTATATGCTCCTATGGTGCGCCACAAGATGAACCAACCTGGTAAATCTCTAGGAGTGATTGGGCTTGGAGGTCTTGGTCACATGGCAGTGAAGTTTGGGAAGGCTTTTGGGTTGAATGTAACAATTTTCAGCACTAGCTTATCCAAGAAACAGGAAGCCCTGACCTTGCTTGGTGCAGACAGATTTGTAGTCTCGGCTGATCAAGAGCAGATGgaa GCCCTGGCTAAGTCATTTGACTTCATAATTGATACAGCATCTGGTGTTCACTCACTTGATCCATACATTTCGCTGTTGAAAACTGCTGGTGTTCTAGTCCTAGTAGGTTTCCCAAGTGAAGCCAAATTCAGTCCTGCAATCCTTAATCTAG GTATGAAAACCATTTCTGGTAGTATAGTAGGTGGTACAAAGGTGACCCAAGAAATGATAGACTTCTGTGCTGCTCACAAAATTTACCCAAACATAGAAGTAATTCCAATTCAGTATGCAAACGAAGCTCTTGAGAGGCTAATAAAGAAAGATGTGAAGTACCGGTTTGTGATTGATATCGAGAACTCCCTAAAATGA